A segment of the Elusimicrobiota bacterium genome:
GTGGGGCTGGGCAGTTATGCGGAGTATGTTCTATTAAAGACACGGTATTTTATACTTGCAGGACTTCTGGCAGAGGCAGGGCTATTTATATTTTTTGCTTTTATTGTCGCATTAAAAGTCGCAGATACAATTCTCGGGCAGATAGAGAGAGTAGAACGAGAAGCGGATTTGATTTTTTCAGACCCGTATATGCGGTTTTACGAGATAAAAGTTCGGGAAGGCGACCCGCTTAAAATACTGATTGATAAAATCAATAAATTTGTCAGGGAGTCCTGTCCCCGAAAGTCTTAATCGGGGATGAGGGCTAAAAGAAATGGGACTATCAATTGAATATAAACTACAGAGAATAAGAGATAAAAAAAGTAAGAGAGCGAGAATGATGGTGTATAAAAAAGTTTATAGATACCCCAAGTGGCTTATTCGCAAGGCGAGAATGATGGTTAAGCGACAGCGAGTATTCTCTTTCCTTTTTTGTTTTTTGTTTTTACATTACACATTACATATTACACTTTACACTGCCTCTCTCAACCTCAACACTGCTACTTACGATGAGTTGAAAGAAATTCCTACACTGGGCGCGAAACGAACAAGGGCAATACTGGGATACAGGGAACGCACACCGTTTCGGGATATTTACGAGTTAGAGGATGTGTGTCCTGGTGTCAGTGTGGATTACTTACAGGGTTTTGTTTCTTTATATGCAGTCTCAAAAACAGAATGGGAAACGAAGCGAACTAAAAATCTTAACGCACTTCAGAGAGCAAAACTATGTATTTGGGGGATAGAAAGCGATGGCATTATTCTGTATGTTGAGTTTCCCGATGGAGGCAACGCAATTGTTTTAGGTGGTATTAAAAATGTCCCAGCAGTTTTGAGAAAAGACCCGAACAAATTTTTAAGACAGCATATTATAGCCGATGATTACATCAGGCGGACTGCTGGTTTTTTCGGCTGGAAGCCGAGAGTAGATAAACTTTTTATACTCAAGTTTGACGATACTGTGTTAGAAATTTTACCAATCATACTAAAAGATATTGTTATCTGGGAGTTATATGTGCCGATAGATGAAGCATTACTGAAAGATGCCTCACCTCCACCATCTGTCAGCAGGATATTTTCAGCACTGCCGCAGAAAAGACCGCCGGAGGTGTTTTCTGTTTTTGACAAAATCAGGATATATCAGCCGAGCAGTAGGGTTACTATATCTGCTGTGAAAGATGGCGATGTTTTTAGAGGATTAGAGATTGTTTTTAATGAGGTTAAGTTTTTAGTTGATTTGAACACTACGACACTACGACACTATGACACTATGACTCTACGACCCAATGACTCAACAGACACACTTACAATTACCGACGGTGTGCTGATTTTTAAGACGAGGAGGTAGTAAAATGTTCTGGAGTAAAGAGAAAGAGCAGTTAAAACAGACGGAAAGTAATTGGGCAAGGTTTTCAGAGGCGGTAAAAAATGTTTTATCAGCACAGACAGACGACAAACGAGTCCGAGCGATGTTAAATGGTGTGATGTCTATTACTAACTCAACAAGAGGGCTCGTGTTCCCGCTTGAGGAAGCGGAGTTTGACGAGTTAGAAAAGTCAATTATATCAGTAGGCATTACCGACGAGGAAATGAAAATATTGTTTAGGCTCTCAACATCTGACGAGGTCACAGGCGAGATGACAACCGGGAATGATAAATGGTATTTTCATCCTGTGGTCTATAAAAACACGCCGCTGTGCCTGATAATCGTTGATAATAGTTTAGAGTTTAGAGAACTTAGTTTAGAGAAAAGGCAAAATCTCTCAACTCTCAACTCTAAACTCTCAACTTTTCTTTCTATCTGCGGCGTTGTCTTATCATACAATCGGCTGAAAGAGGTCTCATTGAAAGATGCACTTACAGGACTACACACAAGAGCATTTTTTGAGGAACAACTTTACTCTGCTATCAGACGAGCAAGGCGGGTTGGCACATCATTCGGTATGATTATGATTGACATAGATAATTTTAAGCAGGTGAATGAATCGTTTGGACATCCTGTTGGTGATGAGGTGTTAAGAAGGGTTGCCTCTGAACTGCGAGGCTCTGTTAAAGATATTGATAATGTGGGTCGGCTTGGAGGCGAGGAGTTCGGGATAATTATAGATGACGCAGACGAGGAAATTACACTCGCAGTTGCAGAGCGATTATGTTCAGAAGTCGCCAAGCTGGATACAACCGCACTGATAAAACGAAACCTTACAATATCCTGTGGTGTATCTGTCTGGCGGAAGGGCTTAATGGCAAGGGATTTATTAGCGATGTCTGATAATGCCTTAAGGCAAGCGAAACAGCAGGGCAAGAATCAGGCAATAGCGTATAAGATAAAGGTAGAAGGTAGGAAGGTAGAAGGGTAGAAGGGTAAAATTATGAGTAAACGGGCGATGGACTGTAAGTATTTGGGCACGGGGCATTTAGATGAGAAAACACCGTGCTGGATCTGTAAAAGAGAATTTATTGGCAGAGGAACTGGCGAGATAATAAGGGATAGACCAATTATGGAAATACATTGTCGGAATTGCTCGTGGTATGAAAAAGCAGATAGAGGAGAGCGGAGAGAGGATAGCAGAGAGAAAAGCAGAGAAGGGTTGCCTTTCTTTCTGCTTTTCGCTATTCTCTATTCGCTATTCGCTGTCTTTACCGGCTGTGAAAGACACAAAGACCGTCGGGAGCAATCACCTTTAGAAAAGCTTATAGTTGGTAGTGAACCAGCCCAATCATCAGTTGCTAATCTAACACAAGCAGAGACAGAAGCAATTGTGGATATTTTTTTAATAGCAGATATGCTTAAACAACTGATGGGTGGTGAGGTTTATGTTCCCGAACAACCTGATGTAAATTATGATTCCGATGCGGATGATTCAGAATCATCCGCAGTTGCTAAAACGCCACCGACGGCAATACCAGAGGATTTCTTAAGATATCTTAAAAAACTCTATAGGC
Coding sequences within it:
- a CDS encoding helix-hairpin-helix domain-containing protein — encoded protein: MGLSIEYKLQRIRDKKSKRARMMVYKKVYRYPKWLIRKARMMVKRQRVFSFLFCFLFLHYTLHITLYTASLNLNTATYDELKEIPTLGAKRTRAILGYRERTPFRDIYELEDVCPGVSVDYLQGFVSLYAVSKTEWETKRTKNLNALQRAKLCIWGIESDGIILYVEFPDGGNAIVLGGIKNVPAVLRKDPNKFLRQHIIADDYIRRTAGFFGWKPRVDKLFILKFDDTVLEILPIILKDIVIWELYVPIDEALLKDASPPPSVSRIFSALPQKRPPEVFSVFDKIRIYQPSSRVTISAVKDGDVFRGLEIVFNEVKFLVDLNTTTLRHYDTMTLRPNDSTDTLTITDGVLIFKTRR
- a CDS encoding GGDEF domain-containing protein, which codes for MFWSKEKEQLKQTESNWARFSEAVKNVLSAQTDDKRVRAMLNGVMSITNSTRGLVFPLEEAEFDELEKSIISVGITDEEMKILFRLSTSDEVTGEMTTGNDKWYFHPVVYKNTPLCLIIVDNSLEFRELSLEKRQNLSTLNSKLSTFLSICGVVLSYNRLKEVSLKDALTGLHTRAFFEEQLYSAIRRARRVGTSFGMIMIDIDNFKQVNESFGHPVGDEVLRRVASELRGSVKDIDNVGRLGGEEFGIIIDDADEEITLAVAERLCSEVAKLDTTALIKRNLTISCGVSVWRKGLMARDLLAMSDNALRQAKQQGKNQAIAYKIKVEGRKVEG